A region of Streptomyces deccanensis DNA encodes the following proteins:
- a CDS encoding DUF3311 domain-containing protein translates to MAQTGHHRLRRVAIAVLLLAPAAGLLWVPWYAGAEPRLAGTPFFYWYQLAWVPGCGLCLLAAYALSDRRSAGHRDRHR, encoded by the coding sequence ATGGCACAGACCGGTCACCACCGGCTACGGCGCGTCGCGATCGCCGTACTGCTCCTCGCGCCCGCCGCGGGACTGCTCTGGGTCCCCTGGTACGCCGGTGCGGAGCCACGGCTCGCGGGAACGCCGTTCTTCTACTGGTACCAGCTCGCCTGGGTCCCGGGATGCGGCCTCTGCCTGCTCGCCGCGTACGCGCTGTCGGACCGGCGCTCCGCCGGGCACCGCGACCGACATCGTTGA